GAAGAAGGCAAGAAAAAACTCGGCATCGAAGACGCATGATCTTCCCGAGACCATGAGTCCGGATTCCTCCGCCGATCAAATTTACCGGGACGCTCTCGAACATTACAAGCACGGCCGTCAAGAAGAGGCCTTGAACGGCCTGCGCCGCGTCCTCGAGCTTTCCCCTTCCCACGAAGATGCCTGCGAAGCACTGTCGGTCATCCTCTACAACCAGCAGAAATACGACGATGCCGCCGCGCTCCTCAAACAATGGATCTCGCGTCATCCCGATACTGTCATGGCCCACACCAATCTCTCGCGCTGCTACGTGGCCAAGGGCATGATCGCCGAAGCCGAGCATGAGCAGGCCGAAGCCCGGCGTCTGACGTGGAAAGCCGAACTGAAATCGAAAAAGGCCGTCATGCCCAAGGCCGATTACGACGCGCAGATCGAGCGTTACAAAAAGATCATCGAGTTCGATCCGGCGGACGTGCTGGGCTACTTCAGTCTTGGGACCGTGTACCTGGAATGCGGTAGGAAGCGCGAGGCTCTCGATACTTTTGAAAAAGCCGTGCACGTCGACCCCAAACACACGGCGTCTTACCTTGGCCTGGGGCAGGCGCTGGAAAGCCTGGGCGACGTGGAAAAGGCGAAAAAGATTTACCGCCAGGGCATCCAGGTGGCGGAAGCGTCCGGAGACATGATGCCGCAGAAGAAAATGGAATCGCGGATAAAGGCCCTGGAAAGCGGAATGTAGGGATTACGCGGCGCGGAGGATCGAGGCCGCGGATTCGAAGGCCTGAACGAGTTTGGTAATGACGGCACCGATGCCGTTGAGCGCGTCTTTCTGGACGCGGTAGGTCACGTTTTGAAGCTGGTCGTTCTTTTCGCGGAGCAGCACGCCTTCGATTTCAGGAAGGTTCGACAATTCCTGGGTCATGTTTTGCGCGGCCCGGCCCGCCACGAAGTTCTGGGCAATGTCGAGATCCGATTTGCCGAGCGCGTCGCTGGTGACCACCGTGGCCTGGAAGGTAAACGCCCCAATGAGGCTGGACGTGCCGTTGGCCGCCAGGATGAG
The Verrucomicrobiia bacterium genome window above contains:
- a CDS encoding tetratricopeptide repeat protein; translated protein: MSPDSSADQIYRDALEHYKHGRQEEALNGLRRVLELSPSHEDACEALSVILYNQQKYDDAAALLKQWISRHPDTVMAHTNLSRCYVAKGMIAEAEHEQAEARRLTWKAELKSKKAVMPKADYDAQIERYKKIIEFDPADVLGYFSLGTVYLECGRKREALDTFEKAVHVDPKHTASYLGLGQALESLGDVEKAKKIYRQGIQVAEASGDMMPQKKMESRIKALESGM